The region CATCAGTGGGTCCGAACATCAGAGAAGGTCTGAGAATACAATATTCCAACTCATCATTCTGTACAAGTTTCTCTCCTTCCAGTTTGGTGTTAGCATAGTCATCTTTGCGGACTGATAAAACTGCTGCCGAACTGAAATGGATAATCCTTTTTACACCTTTATCCCTGGCAGCACCCAGAATGATTTCTGTTGCCTGGACATTGTTTAAGCGGAATGGTTCGTAATCTGGTGATGATATCTGTGCAGCCAGGTTTATAAGATAATCTGCATCTTTTAACTCATCCTCCCACTGACCATTCTTTGAAAGGTCTCCTTCAACAGTTTTAACATAATCATTAATAAATTTCAAATTTTCCGGATCAAAATCTATAACAACTATTTCATCACTTTTAAAACCGTTATCAAGCATAACTCTTACTAGGTTCCTCCCTACGAAACCTGCTCCACCTGCAATCACTATCTTCATTCAATAAAACCCCTACAATAAATTTCGCTTTTATGATGTATAGTCCCAGTCTTCAAGTTATGAAGATGTATCTAATTAAAAGAACCTCAAAAAACCGGAGTCCTAACCAAAAAGACTAGAACTCGGCGCTTTTTTCTATGACATCCCAGTTGTCCTGGAACCAGTTATATGTATTTTTGAGACCTTCCTTAAAAGGCACTTTTGGTTTGTAACCTAAAATGTTTT is a window of Methanobacterium sp. Maddingley MBC34 DNA encoding:
- a CDS encoding nucleoside-diphosphate-sugar epimerase (PFAM: NAD dependent epimerase/dehydratase family), with protein sequence MKIVIAGGAGFVGRNLVRVMLDNGFKSDEIVVIDFDPENLKFINDYVKTVEGDLSKNGQWEDELKDADYLINLAAQISSPDYEPFRLNNVQATEIILGAARDKGVKRIIHFSSAAVLSVRKDDYANTKLEGEKLVQNDELEYCILRPSLMFGPTDDKNIGYLINFAKKFPFFPIPGHGKWPRQPIYIDDICLIVISLINEFPANQSYSINGKETIYFKDMIKAVLDEVDGFHFRLFLPVSVFKFAMAFYQKISGNEEFTSDQVDSLTAEEVFPDYPWWEEFSIKPTSFQEGVRKMIEFEGNV